A single genomic interval of Zobellia nedashkovskayae harbors:
- a CDS encoding heavy-metal-associated domain-containing protein, which translates to MKTSIIVQNLKCGGCAKTITSRVSEIENISNLSVDVETSMVSFMHEDLNDALMVKEKLKVLGYPSIDSENSMVSKAISFASCVSGKMSK; encoded by the coding sequence ATGAAAACAAGTATTATAGTACAAAATTTAAAGTGTGGCGGTTGTGCCAAAACTATTACCTCTAGAGTATCGGAAATAGAGAACATATCCAACCTTTCGGTAGATGTAGAAACCTCTATGGTATCTTTTATGCACGAAGATTTGAACGATGCACTTATGGTTAAGGAGAAACTAAAAGTATTGGGTTACCCGTCTATCGATAGCGAAAATTCTATGGTTTCAAAAGCAATTTCTTTTGCTAGCTGTGTAAGCGGAAAAATGTCTAAATAG
- a CDS encoding YgaP family membrane protein, whose protein sequence is MGSTDRIIRFIFAAIVGFLFWQGSIGGTLAYVLLAVAAIFIITSFISFCPLYTIFGFKTCKIKE, encoded by the coding sequence ATGGGTAGTACAGACCGCATTATCAGATTTATATTTGCTGCTATTGTAGGATTCTTATTTTGGCAAGGTAGTATAGGGGGTACTTTAGCTTACGTACTGTTAGCCGTAGCTGCAATTTTTATTATAACAAGTTTTATAAGTTTCTGTCCGTTATACACGATTTTTGGGTTTAAAACCTGTAAAATTAAAGAGTGA
- a CDS encoding rhodanese-like domain-containing protein — translation MSFLSSIFGSKSEASDKIVILDKKEYATAISGSKVQLVDVRTANEFSGGHIKGAKNIDFFNQANFEKSFGNLDKTKPVYVYCRSGARSQKAARKLLDMGFTQIFDLKGGYSRWS, via the coding sequence ATGTCATTCTTAAGTTCAATATTTGGTAGTAAAAGTGAAGCCTCTGATAAAATAGTAATCTTGGATAAAAAAGAGTACGCAACAGCTATTTCAGGTAGCAAAGTGCAATTGGTAGATGTTCGTACGGCTAATGAATTTAGCGGAGGTCATATTAAAGGCGCCAAGAATATCGATTTTTTTAATCAGGCAAATTTTGAAAAATCCTTTGGAAACCTAGATAAGACAAAACCGGTTTACGTGTATTGTCGTTCAGGAGCAAGAAGTCAGAAAGCAGCAAGAAAGCTTTTAGATATGGGCTTTACGCAAATCTTTGATTTAAAAGGCGGCTATTCAAGGTGGTCATAA